One stretch of Raphanus sativus cultivar WK10039 unplaced genomic scaffold, ASM80110v3 Scaffold2293, whole genome shotgun sequence DNA includes these proteins:
- the LOC108826449 gene encoding leucine-rich repeat extensin-like protein 1 yields the protein MYTLVLKKYISPMHPLSKQDHLHKRRHYVQAKKREKKIHKTLYSILKTILNMPETSHRLKPLVVAIFIAIAFPMMINALDSPAARKLDEEPIKCTPCLQKPPPPPSPPPPSPSCPPPPRPPSPPKKSYCPPPPSTYIYMTGPPGELYPVDQQFGEAAAMSLGVVKISGLIAFGVMGFLMIMM from the coding sequence ATGTATACACTAGTCTTGAAGAAGTATATCAGTCCCATGCATCCTCTTAGCAAACAAGACCACCTTCATAAACGTAGACATTACGTACaagcaaaaaaaagagaaaaaaaaatacacaagaCTCTTTATTCGATTCTTAAAACAATTCTCAACATGCCGGAGACTTCTCACCGTTTGAAACCTCTCGTTGTCGCTATCTTCATCGCGATCGCGTTTCCGATGATGATCAACGCATTGGATTCTCCAGCCGCAAGAAAACTCGATGAGGAACCAATAAAGTGCACGCCATGTCTCCAAAAGCCTCCCCCTCCTCCGTCACCTCCACCACCGTCTCCTTCTTGTCCTCCTCCACCACGGCCCCCTTCTCCCCCGAAGAAGTCTTACTGTCCGCCTCCTCCGTCGACTTACATATACATGACGGGTCCACCAGGAGAGTTGTATCCCGTTGACCAACAGTTTGGAGAGGCTGCTGCAATGAGCTTAGGGGTCGTGAAGATCTCTGGTCTGATCGCGTTTGGAGTTATGGGGTTCTTGATGATCATGATGTGA